From the genome of Spinacia oleracea cultivar Varoflay chromosome 2, BTI_SOV_V1, whole genome shotgun sequence, one region includes:
- the LOC130467231 gene encoding uncharacterized protein produces MNDMLKACNSAVELVKLYLCYQEQNEDLQKRQADLEKQVSDAKQDLDQKTSELKRVKQRNEESENVANKLEAEEAKNKELSEKLLEADEKAKAAYKTGARDGALRFSRSKTYSKRITDSHNGGWFAAHRCGVHGIGLTKEDCEDIEYAFLVEEKHKVPTGLESQIIPEEIIQNADPLTLPPIELKEEDYLDPALLSSSTNQTDYQQV; encoded by the exons ATGAATGATATGCTCAAG GCCTGCAACTCTGCTGTGGAGCTTGTGAAGCTGTACCTCTGCTACCAGGAGCAGAATGAAGACCTTCAGAAAAGGCAGGCTGATCTGGAGAAGCAGGTGAGTGACGCCAAGCAAGATCTGGACCAAAAAACTTCTGAGCTGAAAAGGGTGAAACAACGCAACGAAGAGTCGGAGAATGTTGCGAACAAGCTGGAGGCAGAGGAGGCCAAGAACAAAGAGCTGTCTGAGAAGTTGCTGGAGGCGGATGAGAAGGCCAAAGCTGCTTACAAGACCGGTGCTCGGGATGGTGCCTTGCGATTTTCTCGGTCCAAGACCTATAGTAAGCGTATCACGGATAGTCATAACGGTGGCTGGTTTGCTGCCCACCGTTGTGGCGTTCATGGTATTGGCCTTACCAAGGAGGACTGTGAGGATATTGAGTATGCTTTCCTGGTGGAGGAAAAGCACAAGGTACCAACCGGTTTGGAGTCACAGATCATTCCGGAGGAGATCATTCAGAATGCTGACCCCTTGACTCTCCCTCCCATTGAGCTGAAGGAAGAAGACTACCTGGATCCTGCCCTGCTGTCTTCCAGTACCAACCAGACGGATTATCAACAAGTTTGA
- the LOC130467232 gene encoding uncharacterized protein, which translates to MNHYPIRELGFREKRAHQFVSCLHVDTGLQKSVTVPKYWLPLAKYILGNGPLSAVGLCHTHTLGLHTLNFAILGLGKDGRPTTNNPPNPKGVFSTLSTYATQANKKRGSTREEVASESPAKKTKRLSSIPAPKPLSIRAPTGVVFKTTHTAPDNPAPRPVFKTVHTAPDMAGGFKSLDCGRGAALTGRRPRDRNQPFTRVNRSRVDGTTQPAPDKSQQKSPEKGFESAADVNIAGQGGDAVADVEPIAQPDLMVVDLMTPTRQNQEQEVNDTDVAGMGQKTPPLMPPTLHTSFGYVRPSQSAGTSSGLNMGVFVRPGEWIEKTPICLSPRKMKYFEVPPGEPDEPWNPKIDLLRGESILTDDCKGVVVWVGGL; encoded by the exons ATGAACCATTACCCCATTCGGGAGTTGGGTTTCAGGGAGAAAAGGGCCCACCAGTTTGTGTCTTGTTTGCATGTTGACACCGGTTTGCAGAAGTCTGTGACCGTTCCTAAGTACTGGTTGCCTCTTGCTAAGTATATTTTGGGAAATGGGCCGCTGTCTGCAGTTGGCTTGTGCCACACCCATACTCTTG GTCTGCATACTCTCAACTTTGCTATTCTCGGTTTGGGCAAAGACGGTCGTCCTACTACCAACAACCCTCCCAATCCGAAAGGTGTGTTTTCTACTCTGTCGACCTACGCAACCCAAGCCAACAAAAAGCGTGGTTCGACTCGGGAGGAGGTTGCGAGTGAGTCTCCTGCTAAGAAGACAAAAAGATTAAGCTCCATACCAGCTCCCAAACCACTTTCCATCCGTGCGCCTACTGGAGTTGTTTTCAAAACGACTCATACTGCTCCTGACAACCCTGCTCCAAGACCTGTCTTCAAGACCGTCCATACTGCTCCTGACATGGCTGGAGGTTTTAAAAGTTTGGATTGCGGTCGTGGTGCTGCCCTTACTGGCAGGCGTCCTCGCGATCGTAACCAACCCTTCACTCGGGTGAATCGGTCTCGAGTGGACGGTACTACGCAGCCTGCCCCTGATAAGTCTCAGCAGAAGTCTCCTGAGAAAGGTTTTGAATCAGCTGCCGATGTGAACATCGCAGGCCAAGGGGGTGATGCTGTTGCGGATGTTGAGCCGATAGCCCAACCAGACTTGATGGTTGTGGATCTTATGACTCCAACCCGTCAGAACCAAGAGCAAGAGGTAAATGATACTGATGTTGCTGGTATGGGCCAGAAGACTCCTCCTCTCATGCCTCCTACTCTTCATACTTCTTTCGGGTATGTTCGCCCTAGCCAGAGTGCTGGTACCAGCTCTGGTCTGAACATGGGTGTCTTTGTCCGTCCTGGGGAGTGGATTGAGAAGACTCCGATTTGCCTATCCCCCAGGAAGATGAAGTACTTTGAGGTTCCTCCTGGTGAGCCTGATGAACCCTGGAACCCTAAAATCGATCTTCTTCGTGGTGAGTCGATACTCACCGACGACTGCAAGGGGGTGGTTGTATGGGTTGGAGGGCTTTGA